The window CAGCGTCACTTTCTTACCGGAAGATTACCTCTACGCAGACAACACGGGCATCATTCTTTCTGCTGAGCCTTTGGATGTTGAGCTTGATTTGGATGTTGAGGAAGAAGAGGTCGAGTAGCTCACTCAGCTTCAAATAATTAAAAAACCATAAGAACACAAAGCATAATAATACAAACAAAAACGCCCGCTACTCAGTAGCGGGCGTTTTTTTTAAATCTGAAGAGTCAATTACTCAACGTCATCCATTTTACCTAGAAGGTTACGGATGCGATCTTGCCATGCAGAGTGCTCTTCCTGCATTTGCTGAGTTTTTTGCTCTAGGTCGTGACGGCTTGCTTTTAGCTCACCAGCTTCTGTTGCTAGTGCTTCTTTCTCTTCTTTAAGCTCTTCCACTTCCATTTGAAGAAGTGCAATTGTATCTACTGCTGTTTGAATTTTTGCTTCTAGCTGCTCTAGTACTTCAAAAGACATTCTGGCCTACCTTTAAGTTATCCATTTGATGGTGAAGGTCTACTCCACTTATTTCCCCATTCTACTCAGCAGAGCAAGGATAAACACTCTATATATTCGATATTTTGCGCCATTCGATGAAAAAAACAGCGCTTTTTACCGAATATTGACGTGAATTATTACTAGCGCGACAACAGACTGATTATTTTGATGAATATTACCTGTTTTCACCTGCAAATTGATCGAGAGCAATCCCCCAAAAACAAAAAGGCAAACGTTTCCTTTGGGATATGGTAAAATTCGCCGCGAAATTTCTATTCCCCCTTTGAAAATTTTGGAGTCCGCATGAAACGCGATTTAGCAATGTCATTCTCTCGTGTCACTGAAGGTGCAGCGCTAGCTGGTTACAAGTGGCTTGGCCGCGGCGATAAAAACGCTGCAGATGGCGCTGCTGTAGAAGTAATGCGTAGCCTACTGAACAAAACCGAAATTAGCGGTGAGATCGTTATTGGCGAAGGTGAAATCGATGATGCACCTATGCTATACATCGGCGAAAACGTCGGTATTGGCGGTGATGCTGTAGATATCGCCGTTGACCCAATTGAAGGGACACGCATGACAGCAATGGGCCAATCAAATGCATTGGCGGTATTGGCTGCTGGCGAAAAAGGCAGCTTCCTTAAAGCGCCTGACATGTACATGGAGAAATTAGTTGTTGGCCCTGGCGCAAAAGGCGTGATTGACCTAGAACTGCCACTGACAGAAAACCTAGAAAACATTGCGAAAGCACTAGGTAAAACACTCGATACACTAGTAGTAACCACTCTTGCTAAACCACGTCATGATCAAGTAATTGCTGACATGCAGGCGATGGGCGTTCGTGTATTCGCAGTGCCAGATGGTGATGTTGCTGCTTCTATCCTAACGTGTATGCCAGACAGCGAAGTCGACGTAATGTACTGCATCGGTGGTGCTCCTGAAGGTGTCGTGTCAGCTGCGGTTATTCGCGCACTCGACGGCGACATGCACGCACGTCTGCTTCCTCGTCATGAAGTAAAAGGCAATACAGAAGAGAACCGCAAACACGGTGAGCTTGAATTAGAGCGTTGTGCGGAAATGGGCGTAACGGCGGGTATCGTATTGAAGATGGAAGACATGGCTCGTAGCGACAACGTTGTGTTCTCTGCAACGGGTATTACTAAGGGTGACCTGCTAGAAGGCATCACTCGTACAGGCAATATCGCAACCACAGAAACACTGCTTATCCGTGGCCGCTGTCGTACTATTCGTCGCATCAAGTCTATTCACTACCTAGAGCGTAAAGACCCAGAAGTGATTGGTCACATCCTGTAAACCTAAACTAGGTTCAACAGAACACACGAAGGCTGATACCAAGTATCAGCCTTTTGTTTTATTGGCCATCAAGAACCTGTGCATTTCACCTGCACCATAGTAAATGGTTTGCTTTATAAACACCTTGCCTCATAATAGTAAGGTTCATAAGGTAGAGATAGTATGAAAACAAGCGACAAAATCTTACAGACCATTAAGCGTCAAGGCGCGGTAACCGCGAAACAACTGTCAGAAGAATTTGGCATGACGACAATGGGTGCCAGACAGCACCTACAAAGTTTGGAAGATGACGGTATTCTTGCGTTTCATGACGTCAAAGTAAAAGTAGGTCGCCCAACTCGCCATTGGTCACTGACTCAGCAAGGTCATGGTCAATTTTCAGATCGACACGGTGAGCTCACTATTCAAGTGATAGATGCTGTCGAGAACCTGTTTGGTAAAGAGGGGCTAGCTAAAGTGGCCGCTGAACGTGAACAACACACGTTAAAGCAATATCAAACGGCCCTATCTGGCTGCGACAACCTGCTGAGTAAACTTGAAAAGCTAACCCAACTTCGAGAAGAAGAAGGGTATATGGCTGAACTTCAAGAGCAAGGCGATCACTACATCTTGATCGAAAACCACTGCCCTATCTGTAAGGCTGCAACTCGTTGCCCTAGCCTCTGCCAATCAGAACTCAATGTTTTCAAAGAATTACTCAAAGATGAATGTCATGTGATCCGCACTGAGCACATCATTACTGGCGAACGTCGTTGTACTTATACCCTAACGCCAAGTTACTAATACCGTCTCAATATTGAGAAAATAAAAATAGAACAAAATTTGTACAGATTTCTTTCTTAAGCTTAAAGCATATGAAACATGCTTAATTCTAAGGAAGGAAAGATGGGACATCCACAGCCAGATCAAAAACTGCCCCCCTTTGATGAACTTGTTCAACTCGCGAAAAGCGATCCGAAAGCATTCAATCAATTCAAACACGAGATGTGCGAACAGATGATCTGTTCGGCCTCTGAAACCATGCAAGACAGGCTTCGAGCCCAACAGAGCCACATAGACTTAGTGGTTAGTCGTTGTAAAAACCCGCATCATGCCAATGTCGTGCTGATGCAAGAATTAAGCTGCCAAGTGTGTAAGTTCCAAGATGCGCTTCAAGGTCGTTGCAGTTTTGAAGAGCCTCTGCCTGAAAATGTCGTGCCTTTTAGACCCAATACAGAACCAAAAATGTACTGAAAGCTAAAATGTATGAGTAAAAAACGCATTAAAAACAAAATGCCTTAGAACAAAAAAGGGAGCGCAATGCTCCCTTTTTACTGATGAATCATCCAATCTTTAAACTGGATCTTCACCGTAATCATTACGGCCTTCAGTGCCTTTCATCAAACCGCACTCTACCAAGATCCACAAACCACACACGAGTGCAGCAACCGTTGCCACCATGTGAATAGGCGATACTGGCTCTGTCGTAGTCGCAGCCATAGGTGATGCAAGTCGCCCGAGTACGAGCGGTACATTCAGCAATAGCCAGTAGTTCGACTTGTTGCGGTCATGCCAGCGCTTAGCGGTAACGGCAAGATCTGGAATAACAAGTAATAGAAGGAAGATTGGTAACAGGAGATAGGAGTATGCTGGGAACAAAACCGAGATACCGGTGGCAAAACCAGTAATCGCGATATAGTAGAAAATATTCCAAATCCAGTAAGTCTTACGACCAATTCTCCCTTTGAAAGAGAGCAGTAAATCTTTCATCGACATCTTAAATACTCAAAAAATTAATACGCTACCAAAAAGTTAGCAGCAAATAGTCAGTTAATCACTTTTAGTTAGTTGATTCTTTTAAGCTAATTCATCACTTTCTGAAAGCAACTTTTATCCATATCTCGTATGTTGACCGTTAGGCTACGGATATGGCTTGCCTGTTCTTGTAGGGTTTGCATCAACAAACGCGACAATTCTCTTTTCTGTTCTTCGGTACGTCCTGAAAGTAACTCGAAGCTAATATGAACAAAATCCACATTGTCCTCTTCATCACCGACCAACCAGTTATGACAGCGCAGTGAACGAGACTTCACAGAAGGTACATCAAACAAACCACAGTTTAATGTAACTTGATGAAGGTCTTCCAGTAAACCTTGGATATTCACTCGCTCATCCACTGAATTTGAGTACTCTAGAACTAGATTCGGCATTATTACTTCCTATTGTTAACGCAATCGTTTGTCCCTTAATAGCAACTAACGATGAAAAATCCGAGAAGTTAGCTATTATTCTGTCTGCCGGATCACTGATATTTGCTCAAAATCTACTCTGACCATTGAGTAAGATCCAAGAAAGTCATGACCACAGTCATGATCTGTTGATATTATTCTGTTATATTATTTCGTAATAAAGTTTACTTTTTCACATTCGATTTATTTAAATACTTTGGAGATATTCCTATGCGTCATCCTGTAGTTATGGGTAACTGGAAACTAAACGGCAGCAAAGAAATGGTTGTTGATCTACTAAACGGTCTTAACGCTGAACTTGAAGGCGTAACAGGCGTAGACGTAGCAGTTGCTCCACCAGCACTTTTCGTTGATCTTGCTGAGCGTACGCTTACTGAAGCGGGCAGCGCGATCATCCTAGGTGCTCAAAACTCTGACCTAAACAACAGCGGTGCATTCACTGGCGACATGTCTCCAGCAATGCTTAAAGAGTTCGGCGCATCTCACATCATCATCGGTCACTCTGAGCGTCGTGAATACCACGCTGAGTCTGACGAATTCGTTGCTAAGAAATTCGCATTCCTAAAAGAGAACGGCCTAACTCCAGTTCTTTGTATCGGTGAATCTGAAGCACAAAACGAAGCAGGCGAAACTGTTGCTGTATGTGCACGTCAACTTGACGCTGTTATCAACACTCAAGGTGTTGAAGCTCTTGAAGGCGCGATCATCGCTTACGAACCAATCTGGGCTATCGGTACTGGTAAAGCAGCTACAGCTGAAGATGCACAACGCATCCACGCTCAAATCCGTGCACACATCGCTGAGAAATCTGAAGATGTTGCTAAGAAAGTTGTTATCCAATACGGCGGTTCTGTTAAGCCAGAAAACGCAGCAGCTTACTTCGCACAACCAGACATCGACGGTGCTCTAGTTGGCGGCGCAGCGCTTGACGCGAAAAGCTTCGCAGCTATCGCTAAAGCAGCAGCTGAAGCAAAAGCTTAATTTAAACGTCACCGTTTAGATTGAATGAAAGG of the Vibrio lentus genome contains:
- a CDS encoding DUF805 domain-containing protein — translated: MSMKDLLLSFKGRIGRKTYWIWNIFYYIAITGFATGISVLFPAYSYLLLPIFLLLLVIPDLAVTAKRWHDRNKSNYWLLLNVPLVLGRLASPMAATTTEPVSPIHMVATVAALVCGLWILVECGLMKGTEGRNDYGEDPV
- the tpiA gene encoding triose-phosphate isomerase; the encoded protein is MRHPVVMGNWKLNGSKEMVVDLLNGLNAELEGVTGVDVAVAPPALFVDLAERTLTEAGSAIILGAQNSDLNNSGAFTGDMSPAMLKEFGASHIIIGHSERREYHAESDEFVAKKFAFLKENGLTPVLCIGESEAQNEAGETVAVCARQLDAVINTQGVEALEGAIIAYEPIWAIGTGKAATAEDAQRIHAQIRAHIAEKSEDVAKKVVIQYGGSVKPENAAAYFAQPDIDGALVGGAALDAKSFAAIAKAAAEAKA
- a CDS encoding 5-carboxymethyl-2-hydroxymuconate Delta-isomerase, with the translated sequence MPNLVLEYSNSVDERVNIQGLLEDLHQVTLNCGLFDVPSVKSRSLRCHNWLVGDEEDNVDFVHISFELLSGRTEEQKRELSRLLMQTLQEQASHIRSLTVNIRDMDKSCFQKVMN
- the zapB gene encoding cell division protein ZapB; the encoded protein is MSFEVLEQLEAKIQTAVDTIALLQMEVEELKEEKEALATEAGELKASRHDLEQKTQQMQEEHSAWQDRIRNLLGKMDDVE
- a CDS encoding DUF3135 domain-containing protein — its product is MGHPQPDQKLPPFDELVQLAKSDPKAFNQFKHEMCEQMICSASETMQDRLRAQQSHIDLVVSRCKNPHHANVVLMQELSCQVCKFQDALQGRCSFEEPLPENVVPFRPNTEPKMY
- the glpX gene encoding class II fructose-bisphosphatase, encoding MKRDLAMSFSRVTEGAALAGYKWLGRGDKNAADGAAVEVMRSLLNKTEISGEIVIGEGEIDDAPMLYIGENVGIGGDAVDIAVDPIEGTRMTAMGQSNALAVLAAGEKGSFLKAPDMYMEKLVVGPGAKGVIDLELPLTENLENIAKALGKTLDTLVVTTLAKPRHDQVIADMQAMGVRVFAVPDGDVAASILTCMPDSEVDVMYCIGGAPEGVVSAAVIRALDGDMHARLLPRHEVKGNTEENRKHGELELERCAEMGVTAGIVLKMEDMARSDNVVFSATGITKGDLLEGITRTGNIATTETLLIRGRCRTIRRIKSIHYLERKDPEVIGHIL
- a CDS encoding helix-turn-helix transcriptional regulator is translated as MKTSDKILQTIKRQGAVTAKQLSEEFGMTTMGARQHLQSLEDDGILAFHDVKVKVGRPTRHWSLTQQGHGQFSDRHGELTIQVIDAVENLFGKEGLAKVAAEREQHTLKQYQTALSGCDNLLSKLEKLTQLREEEGYMAELQEQGDHYILIENHCPICKAATRCPSLCQSELNVFKELLKDECHVIRTEHIITGERRCTYTLTPSY